The stretch of DNA CGGCATCGCGATTCGCTGGCCTTCCACCTGGTCACCGAGCACGAGGGCGCCGCCGCGCCCCGGCACGAACGCGCGTGGCCGGCGATGGCCCTCCTCGCCGCGTTCGTCGCCGCCTCGGCGTTCGGCTGGCTCGACACGCTCACCGCGGCGATGCTGGCCGCCGGCGGCATGCTGCTCTTCCGGTGCGCCGATGGCGCCCAGGCCCGGGCCACCGTGGACTGGCAGGTGCTGGTCGTCATCGGCGCCGGCATCGGCATCGGCCGCGCCGTCGAGTCGAGCGGCCTGGCGACGGCGCTGGCGGCGTACGCGCTGGGCGGCATCGGCCCCGGGCACCAGACGCTGCTCCTGGCGGCGGTCTACCTCCTGACGTGGGCGTTGACGAGCGTCCTGAGCAACAGCGCCGCCGCCGTGCTGGTCTTTCCCATCGCCCTGCATGCGGCCGACGCGGCCGGATTCGCGTTCGAGCCGTTCGGGATGGCGATCGCGGTGGCCGCCTCGTGCGAGTTCACGACGCCCGTGGGCTACCAGACCAACCTCATGGTGCTCGGCCCGGGCGGCTACCGTCCGCTCGACTACGTGCGCTTCGGCGGACCGTTGACGTTACTGTGCGGTGTCGTGGCCGTCACGGTGTTGTCGTACGTCTACGGTATTCGTTGATGCGGCACGCCGATGACCTTCCCTCCGCCCTTCTTCGTGGTCGGCATGGGCCGATCCGGTACGACCCTCCTGCGGATGATGCTCACGCACCACCCGCGCCTCGCGATTCCGTACGAGTCCGGCTTCCTCACCCGCTTCGAGGATCAGGCGGACCGGTTCGGACCGCTCGACGCCGACGACAACCTCCGCCGCCTGGTCGGGGCGATGCTCGCCGAGCCGAACCTGCAGAAGTGGGACCATCGCTTCACGCTCGATGAGATCCTGGGCGCCGTGACCGAACGGTCCGTCGCGGGCGTGGCGGACACGATCTACGGACGCTACGCCGCCGCCAGGGGCAAGGCGCGGTGGGGCGACAAGTCGGACTACCTGGACCGGATGCACGTGCTCTATCAGATGTTCCCGGGCGCCCAGTTCATCCACATCGTGCGCGACGGCCGGGACGTGGCGCTGTCGGTGATGAAGCTGCCCTGGGGGCCGAACGACGTGGTCCGGGCCGCCGAGTGGTGGGACGCGCACGTGGCCATGGCCCGCCGCGTCGGCGCGGTGATGGGCCCCGCGCGGTACATGGAGGTGCTCTACGAGCGCCTCGTCGAGGAGCCCGAGCGGGAGCTGCGCCGCTGTTGTGCCTTCCTGAACGAGGAGTACTCGCCGGCGATGCTCCAGTACGCGGCCGGCGCGTCGTCGGCCATCCCGGCCGACACCCGCAGCCTGCACCACGGGGTGGACACGGCCCCGTACCAGAGCCGGGTGTTCGCGTGGAAGCGCGAGATGAAGCCCGTGGACGTCGCCCTCTTCGACCGGCACGCGCACCGGACCCTGGCCGAGCTCGGCTACGAGGTGCCGGCACTCGCCGTGCCCATGCCGCGGCTGGCGATGCGCTACCTGATGCTGGTGGGCCGCCGGCTGCTCGACGCCCGCGCCGCGGCCTGACGCCGCGCCTTCCCGGCGCCGGGGTCAGCTACAATCCTGACGTGGCCGGCGCGGCG from Vicinamibacterales bacterium encodes:
- a CDS encoding sulfotransferase; amino-acid sequence: MTFPPPFFVVGMGRSGTTLLRMMLTHHPRLAIPYESGFLTRFEDQADRFGPLDADDNLRRLVGAMLAEPNLQKWDHRFTLDEILGAVTERSVAGVADTIYGRYAAARGKARWGDKSDYLDRMHVLYQMFPGAQFIHIVRDGRDVALSVMKLPWGPNDVVRAAEWWDAHVAMARRVGAVMGPARYMEVLYERLVEEPERELRRCCAFLNEEYSPAMLQYAAGASSAIPADTRSLHHGVDTAPYQSRVFAWKREMKPVDVALFDRHAHRTLAELGYEVPALAVPMPRLAMRYLMLVGRRLLDARAAA